In Drosophila innubila isolate TH190305 chromosome 2R unlocalized genomic scaffold, UK_Dinn_1.0 1_C_2R, whole genome shotgun sequence, the following are encoded in one genomic region:
- the LOC117784883 gene encoding uncharacterized protein LOC117784883: protein MNILAWWHFRDFIEIRTQFKMCSRTRWGRIDPTVQVDLVQGPAHRVLQLDKRTLPRFVQQQLLLMASPSPFLNFLNKFRLDKILINHEFKGVYTMRTSATVTELAAHAWRIMSISDRQPYIRLARKAQQIQRSRMLHFFCRDAT, encoded by the coding sequence ATGAACATTTTGGCCTGGTGGCATTTTAGAGATTTCATCGAAATTCGAACGCAATTCAAAATGTGCAGTCGAACACGTTGGGGCCGCATCGATCCCACCGTACAGGTGGACCTGGTGCAAGGACCTGCGCACCGTGTACTTCAGCTGGATAAGAGAACGCTGCCGCGATTCGTGCAACagcagttgctgttgatggCATCGCCGTCGCCGTTTCTTAATTTCTTGAACAAGTTTCGTCTGGACAAGATACTGATTAATCATGAATTCAAGGGCGTTTACACGATGCGCACATCGGCGACTGTCACCGAGCTGGCGGCGCACGCCTGGCGCATCATGAGCATCTCGGATCGACAGCCGTACATTCGGCTGGCCCGCAAGGCACAGCAGATACAGCGGTCGCGGATGCTGCACTTCTTCTGCCGTGACGCCACTTGA
- the LOC117783797 gene encoding uncharacterized protein LOC117783797, whose protein sequence is MDVTAHRFLVLLIIVLLAIGNGKKSGSRFTNLKCESYNISFAKFETCKLNVLGRGVIGSNIHLNLFQVPIHSVSINWSFWRRYSGYKPFLYNSTLDFCKFVKQPKKKSFEKLVLDAITSRSNLNHTCPYDHDIIVDNLVFNDKFLQTLPLPQGDYKIQLRFASDNIWRLQVDIFLLRDE, encoded by the exons ATGGACGTGACAGCTCACCGATTCTTAGTTCTGTtgataattgttttgttggcAATTGGCAATGGCAAAAAGTCCGGTTCGAGGTTTACCAATCTTAAGTGCGAGTCCTACAACATCAGTTTTGCCAAATTCGAGACCTGCAAGCTCAATGTGCTCGGCAGGGGCGTCATCGGGTCAAACATCCACTTAAATTTGTTCCAAGTACCGATTCACAGTGTATCC ATCAACTGGAGCTTTTGGCGTCGCTACAGTGGCTACAAACCTTTTCTTTACAATTCCACTCTCGATTTCTGCAAGTTTGTAAAGCAACCAAAAAAGAAGTCCTTCGAGAAACTCGTGCTCGACGCTATTACATCTCGCTCCAATCTGAATCACACTTGCCCCTATGAT CATGACATCATTGTGGATAATCTGGTGTTTAATGATAAATTTCTGCAAACGTTGCCACTTCCACAAGGTGATTACAAGATACAACTTCGTTTTGCCAGCGACAACATCTGGAGACTCCAAGTCGATATCTTTCTATTGCGAGATgaataa
- the LOC117783796 gene encoding uncharacterized protein LOC117783796 — protein sequence MDVASLRFLILIAIVLLPLGGCRKSGSRFTNLKCESYDLDFAKFNNCRLNVLGRGVVGTNIHINLLKIPINNVQINWSLWRRYSGYKLFLYNATCNFCQLLAHPDSISFQSIVLSAIRTSSNLNHSCPYKHDIIVDNMVFKDEFLQKLPLPQGDYKIQMRFATYKVWKFQIEIFLLRNE from the exons ATGGACGTGGCAAGTCTCCgatttttaatactaatagCAATTGTTCTGTTGCCATTGGGTGGATGCCGAAAATCCGGTTCAAGGTTTACGAATCTAAAGTGCGAGTCCTACGATCTTGATTTCGCCAAGTTCAACAACTGCAGACTCAACGTGCTCGGCAGGGGCGTGGTCGGCACTAATATACACATCAATTTGCTGAAAATACCAATCAATAATGTACAG atcAACTGGAGTTTGTGGCGACGCTACAGTGgctacaaattgtttttatacaatGCCACCTGCAATTTCTGTCAGCTTTTGGCCCATCCCGACAGCATATCCTTTCAGTCAATTGTGCTGAGTGCGATCAGAACTAGTTCCAATCTGAATCACAGTTGCCCATATAAA CATGATATCATTGTGGATAATATGGTATTCAAGGACGAGTTTCTGCAaaagctgccactgccacagggCGATTACAAGATACAAATGCGATTTGCCACATACAAGGTTTGGAAGTTTCAAATCGAAATTTTTCTTCTGCGTAATGAATGA
- the LOC117784856 gene encoding neogenin isoform X1, with translation MAENNGKIRTCKWMWMWIFISIELLQLVTVSHGSQALTFTLEPQDSVVPEGHSVLLQCAGKAAGKGKATPIGTSIRWRGPDGQDLGVVGDTFRTQLKNGSLYISSVEENRGLTGAYQCLLSADGIGSVLSRPALVAIARQPELNQDFIETYLLPGQTAYFRCMVGEHVWQPGLKHTVQWYKDDMPLPLDKLRMVVLPNGALEIDEVAPSDRGAYQCNVTSGSVFRLSSKTNLNIKKATEASMDQAVAPSFLVGPSPKTVSEGDTVTLDCVANGVPKPQIKWLRNGEELDLNHLDSRFSITGTGSLQISSAEDIDSGNYQCRASNTVDSLDAQATVQVQVPPKFIQSPRDKTASEKEVLNLECSIHGKPKPSIRWLKNGDVITPNEYMQFVNGHNLRIHGLLYSDAGMFQCIGTNPAGSVQASARLRVVAPGAKIKQRKAQGQTTKSLQTSDMTMKRRRPFSSGELRTKSGGSRFPDADEDEDNYANDKSAEFPQRNLRKFLRPAEQQADEAGALRRQGQKEADDDVDFHDDDNYDDYDEAESKQEMNGNKILASWQNQNKKSQQQQQQQQMPPTSNFASTDLTAGVDTSVDPKPMSSGLLARLPSAPRSLVAQIVKPRFVTLSWQEPQQNANEVVSYTVFYRVNNSEREQKIVTQSHEDQQVSIQSLLPGRTYQFRVVANTNFGMGESSQALEASTQPEVNIAGPPRNVDAYARNHKEIYVHWSPPTVTNGEILKYRVYYSENDSGADLYNDSMSLDLVLTDLRPYTDYVISVVPFNHNGMGDPSGELKVKTYSSTPSEPPNNVTLEVTSSSTITVHWEPPAEEDRNGQITGYKIRYRKFKDAPQVKSTPANIRYFELNGLDRNAEYQVKISAMTVNGSGPFTEWYRSNTLENDLDETQVPGKPIWINIQPGANNIGLHWGPPQQPEIKIRNYVLGWGRGIPDENMLELKETERYHVLKGLESNTEYVVSLRARNVKGEGQPIYDNIKTREEEPLDVPVPLEVPVGLRAITMSSSSIVVYWTDTMLNKNQHVTDNRQYMVSYGITGSTRYRYHNTTNLNCMINELRPNTQYEFAVKVVKGRRESAWSMSVLNSTYQNVPVTPPRELNVRLDELNPHNVIVKWLPPKHTVGQIIGYNVYYTTDTTKRDRDWMIEAFNGEETMLLLSTLKPHTTYYFKVQARTNKGSSNAPFSALVAFTTSAAVIMQEADTIAKGTDNQNLLYIIIGGTALVLFLLLLGLLLLCRRKPQSSPEHTKKSYQKNNVGVPKPPDLWIHHDQMELKNIDKGLHTGTPVCSDNASSSGALTLPRSVVHSEYEVETPVPAHVTNSLDKRSYVAGYMTATSMNSTMERPQYPRTQYNHQNRSHMTMETGLSQQSLTQPQNNSLAQTPEHPYGGYDANFCNAGYTGGTAGGNGAAGNGNCVSTIDSAKRGHPLKSFSVPGPPPTGAATPANKHTPAVTIRPQNQSPYKKPSFSAATPNRLQGGGSVAHSTDEIQRLAPSTSTEELNQEMANLEGLMKDLSAITANEFEC, from the exons CACTCACGTTCACACTGGAGCCACAGGACTCTGTTGTGCCCGAGGGCCATTCCGTGTTGTTGCAGTGCGCGGGCAAAGCCGCTGGCAAGGGCAAGGCCACGCCCATTGGGACAAGCATACGCTGGCGTGGACCCGACGGTCAGGATCTGGGCGTTGTCGGGGATACATTTCGGACACAGCTCAAGAATGGTTCGCTCTACATTAGTTCCGTGGAGGAGAATCGTGGACTCACCGGCGCCTATCAATGTCTCCTAAGTGCCGATGGCATTGGGAGCGTGCTCAGTCGACCGGCGCTGGTGGCGATTGCCCGTCAGCCGGAGCTCAATCAGGACTTCATCGAGACGTATCTGCTGCCCGGACAAACGGCCTATTTCCGTTGCATGGTGGGGGAGCATGTGTGGCAACCGGGACTGAAGCATACGGTGCAGTGGTACAAGGATGATATGCCGCTGCCACTGGACAAGCTGCGTATGGTGGTGCTGCCCAATGGCGCGCTGGAGATCGATGAGGTGGCACCCAGTGATCGTGGTGCCTATCAGTGCAACGTCACCTCGGGCAGCGTCTTTCGGCTGAGCAGCAAGACGAATCTGAACATCAAGAAGGCTACCGAGGCTAGCATGGATCAGGCGGTGGCACCCTCCTTCCTGGTGGGACCCTCCCCGAAGACGGTCAGCGAGGGCGACACCGTCACTCTGGACTGTGTGGCAAATGGTGTGCCCAAGCCCCAGATCAAATGGTTGAGGAACGGCGAAGAGCTGGATCTCAATCACCTCGATTCCCGTTTCTCCATCACCGGCACCGGCTCCCTGCAGATCTCCAGTGCCGAGGACATTGACTCTGGTAACTATCAGTGCCGGGCCAGCAACACCGTTGACTCCCTGGATGCCCAGGCCACGGTGCAGGTTCAGGTACCGCCCAAGTTCATTCAGTCACCTCGGGATAAGACTGCATCCGAGAAGGAAGTCCTCAATCTGGAGTGCTCCATCCATGGGAAACCGAAACCAAGCATACGCTGGCTAAAGAACGGCGATGTCATCACGCCCAATGAGTACATGCAGTTCGTCAATGGCCACAATCTGCGCATCCATGGACTCCTCTACTCCGACGCAGGCATGTTCCAATGCATCGGCACCAATCCCGCCGGCAGTGTTCAGGCCTCCGCCCGACTACGTGTCGTTGCGCCAGGAG CCAAAATCAAACAACGTAAGGCACAAGGTCAGACCACAAAATCCCTTCAGACCTCAGACATGACCATGAAACGACGACGACCCTTTAGTTCTGGTGAACTGCGCACCAAATCCGGTGGCAGCAGATTCCCGGATgcggacgaggacgaggacaaTTATGCGAATGACAAATCCGCGGAGTTTCCCCAACGAAACTTGCGCAAATTCCTGCGTCCTGCCGAGCAGCAGGCAGATGAGGCGGGTGCACTGCGTCGACAGGGCCAAAAGGAAGCGGACGACGACGTAGACTTTCACGATGACGATAATTACGATGACTATGACGAGGCCGAGTCTAAGCAGGAGATGAACGGGAACAAAATACTGGCCTCCTGGCAGAATCAGAACAAGAAatcccaacagcaacaacaacaacaacaaatgcccCCCACATCCAATTTTGCCTCAACAGATTTGACAGCAGGCGTGGATACTTCCGTTGATCCCAAACCCATGAGCAGTGGCCTCCTCGCCCGCCTTCCTAGTGCACCCCGCAGCCTCGTGGCACAGATTGTGAAGCCACGCTTCGTCACACTGAGCTGGCAGGAACCCCAGCAGAACGCCAACGAGGTGGTCTCCTACACCGTCTTCTATCGGGTGAACAACAGCGAGCG TGAGCAGAAGATTGTGACGCAATCGCACGAGGATCAACAGGTTAGCATACAGTCACTGTTGCCAGGTCGAACCTATCAGTTCCGTGTGGTGGCCAACACCAACTTTGGCATGGGTGAATCCTCGCAAGCCTTGGAAGCCAGCACACAGCCGGAGGTGAACATAGCGGGTCCGCCACGGAATGTGGATGCATATGCCCGCAATCACAAGGAGATCTATGTGCACTGGAGTCCACCAACAGTGACCAATGGCGAGATACTCAAGTATCGGGTCTACTATTCGGAG AACGACAGCGGTGCGGATTTGTATAATGACAGCATGTCCTTGGATCTGGTGCTGACTGACCTGCGTCCTTACACAGATTATGTGATCAGCGTAGTCCCTTTCAACCACAACGGAATGGGAGATCCCTCCGGTGAGCTAAAGGTCAAGACCTACTCCTCAACACCATCGGAACCACCGAATAATGTGACGCTGGAGGTGACCAGCTCAAGT ACGATTACAGTACATTGGGAGCCGCCAGCTGAGGAGGATCGCAATGGACAGATAACCGGCTATAAGATACGTTATCGCAAGTTCAAGGATGCACCACAGGTAAAGAGCACGCCGGCCAACATTCGATACTTCGAGCTGAACGGATTGGATCGCAATGCGGAATACCAGGTGAAGATTTCGGCGATGACTGTGAATGGATCTGGACCATTCACCGAATGGTATCGCTCGAATACCCTCGAAAATGATCTGGACGAGACCCAGGTGCCGGGTAAACCCATCTGGATCAACATACAGCCGGGGGCCAACAACATTGGACTCCACTGGGGTCCACCACAACAGCCGGAGATCAAGATTCGCAACTATGTGCTGGGCTGGGGACGCGGCATACCCGATGAGAATATGCTCGAGCTGAAGGAGACGGAACGTTACCATGTGCTCAAGGGACTCGAGTCGAACACGGAGTACGTGGTGTCCCTGCGGGCACGCAACGTTAAGGGAGAGGGTCAGCCGATCTACGACAATATCAAGACACGTGAGGAGGAGCCATTGGATGTGCCAGTGCCACTGGAGGTGCCAGTGGGCTTGAGAGCCATCACCATGTCCAGCTCCTCGATAGTCGTCTACTGGACAGACACGATGCTGAACAAGAACCAGCACGTGACCGACAATCGTCAGTACATGGTCAGCTATGGGATCACGGGATCGACTCGATATCGTTACCACAACACCACCAATCTGAATTGCATGATCAACGAACTGCGTCCAAACACACAATACGAGTTTGCCGTGAAGGTAGTGAAGGGTCGAAGGGAATCGGCCTGGTCAATGTCCGTGCTGAACAGCACCTACCAGAATGTGCCAGTGACGCCGCCAAGGGAACTGAACGTTCGCCTGGACGAGCTGAATCCCCACAATGTGATCGTCAAGTGGCTGCCGCCAAAGCATACTGTTGGCCAGATAATCGGCTATAACGTCTACTATACGACGGATACCACGAAGCGGGATCGGGACTGGATGATCGAGGCATTCAATGGCGAGGAgacgatgctgctgctgtccacACTGAAGCCACATACCACCTACTACTTCAAGGTGCAGGCTCGAACCAACAAGGGCAGCAGCAATGCCCCCTTCTCCGCCCTGGTGGCATTCACCACCAGCGCCGCAGTCATCATGCAGGAGGCGGACACCATTGCCAAGGGGACTGACAATCAGAATCTATTGTATATCATCATTGGAGGCACGGCGCTGGTGTTGTTCCTACTGCTCCTTGGCTTGCTGCTGCTCTGTCGCCGCAAGCCCCAATCCTCGCCAGAGCACACTAAGAAGAG CTATCAGAAGAACAATGTGGGCGTGCCAAAGCCCCCGGATCTCTGGATACATCATGATCAAATGGAGCTCAAGAACATTGACAAGGGTCTGCACACTGGCACGCCCGTTTGCAGTGACAACGCCTCCAGCAGTGGCGCCCTAACACTCCCACGTTCCGTCGTCCACAGCGAGTACGAGGTGGAGACACCAGTGCCGGCACACGTGACCAACTCCCTGGACAAGCGTTCCTATGTCGCGGGCTACATGA CAGCCACCTCAATGAACTCAACCATGGAACGACCTCAATATCCACGTACTCAATATAACCACCAGAATCGCTCGCACATGACCATGGAGACGGGTCTATCCCAGCAGAGTCTCACGCAGCCGCAGAACAATTCATTGGCCCAGACGCCGGAGCATCCTTACGGCGGCTACGATGCCAACTTCTG CAATGCTGGTTACACGGGCGGCACAGCGGGAGGCAATGGGGCAGCAGGCAATGGCAATTGTGTGTCCACCATTGATAGCGCTAAGCGTGGTCATCCTCTCAAGAGTTTCAGCGTGCCAGGTCCACCGCCCACAGGCGCTGCCACGCCCGCCAATAAGCACA CTCCTGCCGTCACAATACGTCCACAGAATCAATCGCCATACAAGAAGCCATCATTCTctgctgccacgcccaatCGCCTGCAAGGTGGCGGCTCAGTGGCGCATTCCACCGATGAGATACAAAGACTGGCGCCCAGCACATCCACCGAGGAGTTAAATCAAGAGATGGCCAATCTGGAGGGTCTAATGAAGGATCTAAGCGCCATAACTGCCAACGAATTCGAGTGTTAA
- the LOC117784856 gene encoding neogenin isoform X2 has product MAENNGKIRTCKWMWMWIFISIELLQLVTVSHGSQALTFTLEPQDSVVPEGHSVLLQCAGKAAGKGKATPIGTSIRWRGPDGQDLGVVGDTFRTQLKNGSLYISSVEENRGLTGAYQCLLSADGIGSVLSRPALVAIARQPELNQDFIETYLLPGQTAYFRCMVGEHVWQPGLKHTVQWYKDDMPLPLDKLRMVVLPNGALEIDEVAPSDRGAYQCNVTSGSVFRLSSKTNLNIKKATEASMDQAVAPSFLVGPSPKTVSEGDTVTLDCVANGVPKPQIKWLRNGEELDLNHLDSRFSITGTGSLQISSAEDIDSGNYQCRASNTVDSLDAQATVQVQVPPKFIQSPRDKTASEKEVLNLECSIHGKPKPSIRWLKNGDVITPNEYMQFVNGHNLRIHGLLYSDAGMFQCIGTNPAGSVQASARLRVVAPGAKIKQRKAQGQTTKSLQTSDMTMKRRRPFSSGELRTKSGGSRFPDADEDEDNYANDKSAEFPQRNLRKFLRPAEQQADEAGALRRQGQKEADDDVDFHDDDNYDDYDEAESKQEMNGNKILASWQNQNKKSQQQQQQQQMPPTSNFASTDLTAGVDTSVDPKPMSSGLLARLPSAPRSLVAQIVKPRFVTLSWQEPQQNANEVVSYTVFYRVNNSEREQKIVTQSHEDQQVSIQSLLPGRTYQFRVVANTNFGMGESSQALEASTQPEVNIAGPPRNVDAYARNHKEIYVHWSPPTVTNGEILKYRVYYSENDSGADLYNDSMSLDLVLTDLRPYTDYVISVVPFNHNGMGDPSGELKVKTYSSTPSEPPNNVTLEVTSSSTITVHWEPPAEEDRNGQITGYKIRYRKFKDAPQVKSTPANIRYFELNGLDRNAEYQVKISAMTVNGSGPFTEWYRSNTLENDLDETQVPGKPIWINIQPGANNIGLHWGPPQQPEIKIRNYVLGWGRGIPDENMLELKETERYHVLKGLESNTEYVVSLRARNVKGEGQPIYDNIKTREEEPLDVPVPLEVPVGLRAITMSSSSIVVYWTDTMLNKNQHVTDNRQYMVSYGITGSTRYRYHNTTNLNCMINELRPNTQYEFAVKVVKGRRESAWSMSVLNSTYQNVPVTPPRELNVRLDELNPHNVIVKWLPPKHTVGQIIGYNVYYTTDTTKRDRDWMIEAFNGEETMLLLSTLKPHTTYYFKVQARTNKGSSNAPFSALVAFTTSAAVIMQEADTIAKGTDNQNLLYIIIGGTALVLFLLLLGLLLLCRRKPQSSPEHTKKSYQKNNVGVPKPPDLWIHHDQMELKNIDKGLHTGTPVCSDNASSSGALTLPRSVVHSEYEVETPVPAHVTNSLDKRSYVAGYMTTSMNSTMERPQYPRTQYNHQNRSHMTMETGLSQQSLTQPQNNSLAQTPEHPYGGYDANFCNAGYTGGTAGGNGAAGNGNCVSTIDSAKRGHPLKSFSVPGPPPTGAATPANKHTPAVTIRPQNQSPYKKPSFSAATPNRLQGGGSVAHSTDEIQRLAPSTSTEELNQEMANLEGLMKDLSAITANEFEC; this is encoded by the exons CACTCACGTTCACACTGGAGCCACAGGACTCTGTTGTGCCCGAGGGCCATTCCGTGTTGTTGCAGTGCGCGGGCAAAGCCGCTGGCAAGGGCAAGGCCACGCCCATTGGGACAAGCATACGCTGGCGTGGACCCGACGGTCAGGATCTGGGCGTTGTCGGGGATACATTTCGGACACAGCTCAAGAATGGTTCGCTCTACATTAGTTCCGTGGAGGAGAATCGTGGACTCACCGGCGCCTATCAATGTCTCCTAAGTGCCGATGGCATTGGGAGCGTGCTCAGTCGACCGGCGCTGGTGGCGATTGCCCGTCAGCCGGAGCTCAATCAGGACTTCATCGAGACGTATCTGCTGCCCGGACAAACGGCCTATTTCCGTTGCATGGTGGGGGAGCATGTGTGGCAACCGGGACTGAAGCATACGGTGCAGTGGTACAAGGATGATATGCCGCTGCCACTGGACAAGCTGCGTATGGTGGTGCTGCCCAATGGCGCGCTGGAGATCGATGAGGTGGCACCCAGTGATCGTGGTGCCTATCAGTGCAACGTCACCTCGGGCAGCGTCTTTCGGCTGAGCAGCAAGACGAATCTGAACATCAAGAAGGCTACCGAGGCTAGCATGGATCAGGCGGTGGCACCCTCCTTCCTGGTGGGACCCTCCCCGAAGACGGTCAGCGAGGGCGACACCGTCACTCTGGACTGTGTGGCAAATGGTGTGCCCAAGCCCCAGATCAAATGGTTGAGGAACGGCGAAGAGCTGGATCTCAATCACCTCGATTCCCGTTTCTCCATCACCGGCACCGGCTCCCTGCAGATCTCCAGTGCCGAGGACATTGACTCTGGTAACTATCAGTGCCGGGCCAGCAACACCGTTGACTCCCTGGATGCCCAGGCCACGGTGCAGGTTCAGGTACCGCCCAAGTTCATTCAGTCACCTCGGGATAAGACTGCATCCGAGAAGGAAGTCCTCAATCTGGAGTGCTCCATCCATGGGAAACCGAAACCAAGCATACGCTGGCTAAAGAACGGCGATGTCATCACGCCCAATGAGTACATGCAGTTCGTCAATGGCCACAATCTGCGCATCCATGGACTCCTCTACTCCGACGCAGGCATGTTCCAATGCATCGGCACCAATCCCGCCGGCAGTGTTCAGGCCTCCGCCCGACTACGTGTCGTTGCGCCAGGAG CCAAAATCAAACAACGTAAGGCACAAGGTCAGACCACAAAATCCCTTCAGACCTCAGACATGACCATGAAACGACGACGACCCTTTAGTTCTGGTGAACTGCGCACCAAATCCGGTGGCAGCAGATTCCCGGATgcggacgaggacgaggacaaTTATGCGAATGACAAATCCGCGGAGTTTCCCCAACGAAACTTGCGCAAATTCCTGCGTCCTGCCGAGCAGCAGGCAGATGAGGCGGGTGCACTGCGTCGACAGGGCCAAAAGGAAGCGGACGACGACGTAGACTTTCACGATGACGATAATTACGATGACTATGACGAGGCCGAGTCTAAGCAGGAGATGAACGGGAACAAAATACTGGCCTCCTGGCAGAATCAGAACAAGAAatcccaacagcaacaacaacaacaacaaatgcccCCCACATCCAATTTTGCCTCAACAGATTTGACAGCAGGCGTGGATACTTCCGTTGATCCCAAACCCATGAGCAGTGGCCTCCTCGCCCGCCTTCCTAGTGCACCCCGCAGCCTCGTGGCACAGATTGTGAAGCCACGCTTCGTCACACTGAGCTGGCAGGAACCCCAGCAGAACGCCAACGAGGTGGTCTCCTACACCGTCTTCTATCGGGTGAACAACAGCGAGCG TGAGCAGAAGATTGTGACGCAATCGCACGAGGATCAACAGGTTAGCATACAGTCACTGTTGCCAGGTCGAACCTATCAGTTCCGTGTGGTGGCCAACACCAACTTTGGCATGGGTGAATCCTCGCAAGCCTTGGAAGCCAGCACACAGCCGGAGGTGAACATAGCGGGTCCGCCACGGAATGTGGATGCATATGCCCGCAATCACAAGGAGATCTATGTGCACTGGAGTCCACCAACAGTGACCAATGGCGAGATACTCAAGTATCGGGTCTACTATTCGGAG AACGACAGCGGTGCGGATTTGTATAATGACAGCATGTCCTTGGATCTGGTGCTGACTGACCTGCGTCCTTACACAGATTATGTGATCAGCGTAGTCCCTTTCAACCACAACGGAATGGGAGATCCCTCCGGTGAGCTAAAGGTCAAGACCTACTCCTCAACACCATCGGAACCACCGAATAATGTGACGCTGGAGGTGACCAGCTCAAGT ACGATTACAGTACATTGGGAGCCGCCAGCTGAGGAGGATCGCAATGGACAGATAACCGGCTATAAGATACGTTATCGCAAGTTCAAGGATGCACCACAGGTAAAGAGCACGCCGGCCAACATTCGATACTTCGAGCTGAACGGATTGGATCGCAATGCGGAATACCAGGTGAAGATTTCGGCGATGACTGTGAATGGATCTGGACCATTCACCGAATGGTATCGCTCGAATACCCTCGAAAATGATCTGGACGAGACCCAGGTGCCGGGTAAACCCATCTGGATCAACATACAGCCGGGGGCCAACAACATTGGACTCCACTGGGGTCCACCACAACAGCCGGAGATCAAGATTCGCAACTATGTGCTGGGCTGGGGACGCGGCATACCCGATGAGAATATGCTCGAGCTGAAGGAGACGGAACGTTACCATGTGCTCAAGGGACTCGAGTCGAACACGGAGTACGTGGTGTCCCTGCGGGCACGCAACGTTAAGGGAGAGGGTCAGCCGATCTACGACAATATCAAGACACGTGAGGAGGAGCCATTGGATGTGCCAGTGCCACTGGAGGTGCCAGTGGGCTTGAGAGCCATCACCATGTCCAGCTCCTCGATAGTCGTCTACTGGACAGACACGATGCTGAACAAGAACCAGCACGTGACCGACAATCGTCAGTACATGGTCAGCTATGGGATCACGGGATCGACTCGATATCGTTACCACAACACCACCAATCTGAATTGCATGATCAACGAACTGCGTCCAAACACACAATACGAGTTTGCCGTGAAGGTAGTGAAGGGTCGAAGGGAATCGGCCTGGTCAATGTCCGTGCTGAACAGCACCTACCAGAATGTGCCAGTGACGCCGCCAAGGGAACTGAACGTTCGCCTGGACGAGCTGAATCCCCACAATGTGATCGTCAAGTGGCTGCCGCCAAAGCATACTGTTGGCCAGATAATCGGCTATAACGTCTACTATACGACGGATACCACGAAGCGGGATCGGGACTGGATGATCGAGGCATTCAATGGCGAGGAgacgatgctgctgctgtccacACTGAAGCCACATACCACCTACTACTTCAAGGTGCAGGCTCGAACCAACAAGGGCAGCAGCAATGCCCCCTTCTCCGCCCTGGTGGCATTCACCACCAGCGCCGCAGTCATCATGCAGGAGGCGGACACCATTGCCAAGGGGACTGACAATCAGAATCTATTGTATATCATCATTGGAGGCACGGCGCTGGTGTTGTTCCTACTGCTCCTTGGCTTGCTGCTGCTCTGTCGCCGCAAGCCCCAATCCTCGCCAGAGCACACTAAGAAGAG CTATCAGAAGAACAATGTGGGCGTGCCAAAGCCCCCGGATCTCTGGATACATCATGATCAAATGGAGCTCAAGAACATTGACAAGGGTCTGCACACTGGCACGCCCGTTTGCAGTGACAACGCCTCCAGCAGTGGCGCCCTAACACTCCCACGTTCCGTCGTCCACAGCGAGTACGAGGTGGAGACACCAGTGCCGGCACACGTGACCAACTCCCTGGACAAGCGTTCCTATGTCGCGGGCTACATGA CCACCTCAATGAACTCAACCATGGAACGACCTCAATATCCACGTACTCAATATAACCACCAGAATCGCTCGCACATGACCATGGAGACGGGTCTATCCCAGCAGAGTCTCACGCAGCCGCAGAACAATTCATTGGCCCAGACGCCGGAGCATCCTTACGGCGGCTACGATGCCAACTTCTG CAATGCTGGTTACACGGGCGGCACAGCGGGAGGCAATGGGGCAGCAGGCAATGGCAATTGTGTGTCCACCATTGATAGCGCTAAGCGTGGTCATCCTCTCAAGAGTTTCAGCGTGCCAGGTCCACCGCCCACAGGCGCTGCCACGCCCGCCAATAAGCACA CTCCTGCCGTCACAATACGTCCACAGAATCAATCGCCATACAAGAAGCCATCATTCTctgctgccacgcccaatCGCCTGCAAGGTGGCGGCTCAGTGGCGCATTCCACCGATGAGATACAAAGACTGGCGCCCAGCACATCCACCGAGGAGTTAAATCAAGAGATGGCCAATCTGGAGGGTCTAATGAAGGATCTAAGCGCCATAACTGCCAACGAATTCGAGTGTTAA